Proteins from one Plasmodium gaboni strain SY75 chromosome 4, whole genome shotgun sequence genomic window:
- a CDS encoding hypothetical protein (conserved Plasmodium protein, unknown function) → MVRYKIKQINVSFFLLNNKRFNTIIKREQCKEVKNCYINDEELKKNFEKISKGSPPRAKINNIINFLMRSNILSNTWSKLEIIDEMYKRKIDKELSFHINVLYGMGSKGIHLNKKGIIPPILFLPLLDYEQFKYFVKVMEIADREKTYNIQKQQEYVDNFFKK, encoded by the exons atggtTCGATATAAGATTAAACAAATCAATGtttccttttttttgttaaataataaaagatttaataccataataaaaagagaGCAGTGTAAGGAGGTAAaaaattgttatataaatgatgaGGAGTTGAAAAAAAACTTTGAAAAGATATCTAAGGGTTCTCCCCCTAGGGctaaaataaataatataataaattttttaatgagatctaatatattatcaaataCATGGTCTAAATTAGAAATAATAGATGAAATGTATAAACGTAAAATTGATAAGGAATTATCAtttcatataaatgtattatatgGAATGGGTTCAAAGGGCATACATTTAAATAAGAAGGGTATTATTCCTCCTATACTTTTTTTACCCTTATTAGATTATGAGCAAttcaaatattttgtaaag GTCATGGAAATTGCTGACCGGGAGAAAacttataatatacaaaaacAACAAGAATATGTcgataatttttttaaaaaataa
- a CDS encoding 6-cysteine protein yields MKRKKLFVYFFFLSFIVNFDFLCSNVIQDVISIGNVDICVVNVNSDEAQECILNNEFGKLLLFVCNVNDAFSTTARTHPENCPSKAFVNQSNPTENSPEVDTYSIYPNLFGTNENRLNETYSLYSTPYSNMDIDFSCLCYGDKQDTVKHIMRINIKKTRKKIKGCDFGDNIPSKRDLTNSLSLNERSSCIVHAYSNDVVGINCFKKEINNSYNNNLQLNPSNCFHDVYFGADLILNSKNVIPNSRVIPDPSSDVKLSRNHSFTSYLILPNNLTENIKISCTCQRDQFIGTMIIYTKNINSLMFDNNNNNNDEEQFFQNKYMKKKEYKNDEKNENNKKMNTDDNNINNDEHHNKNQDNNYENKINNVNYNYDDISKYINEHYKNYDHEKNSKNSYKINTNIHDQYDTYHYNNKYDLHSDTTRIRTRTRTFWQNLFGLSSSKYILFNNFLILFMFIIYIYSA; encoded by the coding sequence ATGAAGAGAAAAAAgttatttgtatattttttttttttgtcgTTCATTGTtaattttgattttttGTGTAGCAATGTGATTCAAGATGTTATTAGCATTGGAAATGTAGACATATGTGTAGTGAATGTAAATTCAGATGAAGCTCAAGAATGCATATTAAACAATGAATTTGGAAagttattattatttgtgTGCAATGTAAATGATGCATTTAGTACTACTGCAAGAACTCACCCAGAAAATTGTCCTTCTAAAGCATTTGTAAATCAGAGTAATCCAACCGAGAATTCCCCTGAGGTTGATACTTATAGTATATATCCGAATTTATTTGGAACGAATGAAAATAGATTAAACGAAACATATAGTTTATATAGTACTCCTTATTCAAATATGGATATTGATTTTAGTTGTTTGTGTTATGGAGATAAACAAGACACAGTGAAACATATAATgagaataaatataaaaaaaacaagaaAGAAAATTAAGGGTTGTGATTTCGGTGATAATATTCCATCTAAAAGGGATCTAACAAATAGCTTAAGTTTGAATGAACGATCTAGTTGTATTGTTCATGCTTATTCAAATGATGTTGTAGGTATTAattgttttaaaaaagaaattaataattcttataataataatttacaATTAAATCCTAGTAATTGTTTTCATGATGTTTATTTTGGAGCTGATCTTATATTAAATTCTAAAAATGTAATACCTAATTCCAGAGTTATTCCTGACCCCTCATCAGATGTCAAATTATCTAGAAATCATTCTTTTACTtcttatttaatattacCTAATAACTTAACTGAAAATATCAAAATTAGCTGTACATGTCAACGAGATCAATTCATTGGTACCATGATCATTtacacaaaaaatattaacagCTTAATgtttgataataataataataataatgatgaagaacagttttttcaaaataaatatatgaaaaagaaagaatataaaaacgatgaaaaaaatgaaaacaataaaaaaatgaatacagatgataataatataaataatgatgaacatcataataagaatcaagataataattatgaaaataaaattaataatgtaaattataattatgatgatatatcaaaatatataaatgaacattataaaaattatgaccatgaaaaaaattctaAAAATAGTTATAAAATCAACACAAACATTCATGATCAATATGATACATAccattataataataaatatgatttACATTCTGATACAACAAGAATACGAACAAGAACACGAACATTCTGGCAAAATCTTTTTGGATTATCTTCttctaaatatatattatttaataatttcttaatattattcatgtttataatatatatatattcagCATAA
- a CDS encoding hypothetical protein (conserved Plasmodium protein, unknown function) codes for MKSDVSKTEETDSKIANSKKRNIEKITSPTKIPKTEPDSLNQHEKDNLTENKNDYLNDIRITQHYENMPNIIEKNQDSCNIIINDKNKMKKKKNGKDRKNNFAEETKKTIQKKSNVKDKNRKKELKKNKKVTSDENVKNEEYEEEEDENEQNEDEQDEDEEDEEDEDEEDEEDEDEEDEDEEDEDEEEEDEEEEDEEDEEDEDEEDEDEEDEEDEDEDEDEEDEDEEENDDEEENNDEEENNDEEENVDNEENDDNEKNDEEENDDDEENDDKEENDDEEENDDEEENDGDEDNDDDEDNDDEEENDDDEDNDDNEENDDNEDVNEINIEKNKKSARKSVHLKETPNDENDEENLDEDENVDKEKSDENKSEKSDNESVASEASDIKKNDRLFASMNDYNSPNKLFSEQMGKLNIFGNVSIDIEKLRKSLNKNKGKVDEKKEVKMTETENAFENSIKISKFIKKNEKYDWSGYLPVKIQIMKNTENKKFRILCFQKGSGRLFLNTDIFDGFKIIPSKNLSALFSGRDICDEKKLNQYIVTFISSSSRDEFVNKIKNITKKDEN; via the exons atg aAAAGTGATGTATCAAAAACAGAGGAGACTGATTCAAAAATAGCGAATTCCAAAAA gCGTAACATAGAAAAAATCACCTCTCCAAcaaaa ATACCGAAAACAGAACCTGATTCATTAAATCAACATGAAAAAGACAACTTAACAg aaaataaaaatgattatCTAAATGATATAAGAATAACTCAACACTATGAGAACATGCCAAATATAATAGAAAAGAATCAAGACAGttgtaatataataataaatgataaaaataaaatgaaaaagaaaaaaaatggaaaagacagaaaaaataattttgcTGAGGagacaaaaaaaacaattcaaaaaaaaagcaaTGTAAAGGATAAAAATAGAAAGAAAGAACTcaaaaagaacaaaaagGTAACGAGTGATGAAAATGTGAAGAATGAAGAATATGAAGAGGAAGAGGATGAAAATGAGCAGAATGAAGATGAGCAGGATGAAGATGAGGAAGATGAAGAGGATGAAGATGAGGAAGATGAAGAGGATGAAGATGAAGAGGATGAAGATGAAGAGGATGAAGATGAGGAAGAAGAAGATGAGGAAGAAGAAGATGAGGAAGATGAGGAAGATGAAGATGAGGAAGATGAAGATGAGGAAGATGAAGAGGATGAAGATGAGGACGAAGATGAAGAGGATGAAGATGAGgaagaaaatgatgatgaggaagaaaataatgatgaggaagaaaataatgatgaagaagaaaatgtTGATAACgaagaaaatgatgataacGAAAAAAAcgatgaagaagaaaatgaCGACGACGAAGAAAATGACgataaagaagaaaatgaCGATGAGGAAGAAAATGACGATGAGGAAGAAAATGACGGCGACGAAGATAATGACGACGACGAAGATAATGAcgatgaagaagaaaatgaCGACGACGAagataatgatgataatgaagaaaatgatgataatgaagatgttaatgaaattaatattgaaaaaaataaaaaatcaGCTCGTAAATCTGTGCATTTAAAAGAAACCCCAAACgatgaaaatgatgaagaaaattTAGATGAAGACGAAAATGTggataaagaaaaaagtGATGAAAATAAGAGTGAAAAGAG CGATAACGAAAGTGTTGCAAGTGAAGCAAGcgatataaaaaaaaacgaTCGTCTATTCGCTTCTatg AATGATTATAATTCACCCAATAAATTATTCAGTGAACAAATGGGTAAGCTGAATATTTTTGGAAACGTTAGTATTGATATAGAGAAATTAAGAAAAAGtttgaataaaaataaaggaaaAGTTGATGAAAAGAAGGAAGTGAAAATGACTGAAACGGAGAATGCTTTTG AGAATAGCATAAAAATAAGCAagtttataaaaaagaatgaaAAGTATGACTGGTCAGGTTATTTACCAGTGAAAATtcaaataatgaaaaatacagaaaataaaaaatttagaATTTTATGTTTTCAAAAAGGTAGTGGTAGATTGTTTTTAAATACGGATATTTTTGATGGATTCAAAATTATACCATCCAAAAATTTGTCGGCATTATTTTCTGGAAGAgatatat gTGATGAGAAAAAACTCAACCAGTATATAGTCACCTTTATAAGCAGTAGCTCAAGGGATGAATTtgttaataaaattaaaaatattacaaagAAGGATGAAAATtaa
- a CDS encoding 6-cysteine protein: MAYNIWEEYIRTKFHNVYQVAINLFLFIALSYFFCIFVFFSFFFVKMRKVIYFFLIICLHLNVGWYGFFVFFFGVSGLYVKELQVGNYYICNLKDYANETCTVNYDYNKMIKLLCPINKSYEEYDDRYCFRFIGVRDRLVINNQEEPIMDTLPGIIIENLDMFDRYNVGIYMPFYVKEDITIVCTCESSKDSEAITPYLKIHIKANNSFNKDGEYIKGCDYGNNTGKHQFLTNTLKQEENFLCEVHANPGEVVGINCINFEEYTTSINNNKKKNKNKNNNNNNSFDVIQLKPPHCFSNVSISMSFLRVVTMSVNNLLPEAKYYPEFYSFPKDKKFQKYSTISYLWIPEKVPHDILFYCHCNFPKGKGIGLFNINKSVEG; this comes from the coding sequence ATGGCTTATAATATTTGGGAGGAATATATAAGGACCAAATTTCACAATGTGTATCAAGTTGcaataaatttatttttatttattgcCCTTTcgtattttttttgtatttttgtttttttctcctttttttttgtgaaGATGAGAAAAgtgatatatttttttttaataatttgttTACATTTAAATGTGGGATGGTATGgtttttttgtttttttttttggtgTATCTGGATTATATGTGAAGGAATTACAAGTGGggaattattatatatgtaatttgAAGGATTATGCAAATGAGACATGCACAGTTAATTATGACTATAATAAGatgataaaattattatgtcCAATTAATAAAAGTTATGAAGAGTATGATGATCGATATTGTTTTAGATTTATAGGAGTACGAGATCGTTTGGTTATAAATAATCAAGAAGAGCCTATAATGGATACACTTCCTGGTATTATAATTGAAAATTTGGATATGTTTGATAGATATAATGTTGGTATTTACATGCCATTTTATGTAAAGGAGGATATAACAATAGTATGTACATGTGAAAGTTCAAAAGATAGTGAAGCGATAACACCTTATCTTAAGATACATATAAAAGCTAATAATAGTTTCAATAAGGATGgagaatatattaaaggTTGTGATTATGGAAATAATACAGGGAAACATCAATTTTTAACAAATACATTAAAACAAGAAGAAAATTTTCTTTGTGAAGTTCATGCAAACCCCGGAGAAGTCGTAGGAATTAATTGTATAAATTTTGAAGAATATACTACTagtattaataataataagaagaaaaataaaaataaaaataataataataacaattCCTTTGATGTAATACAATTGAAACCACCACATTGTTTTTCAAATGTATCTATATCTATGTCTTTTTTACGTGTTGTAACAATGAGtgtaaataatttattgCCTGAAGCAAAATATTATCCTGaattttattcttttccaaaagataaaaaatttcaaaaatatagtactatttcatatttatgGATTCCTGAAAAGGTACCTCatgatattttattttattgtcATTGTAATTTTCCTAAAGGAAAGGGTATAGgtttatttaatataaataaaagtgTAGAAGGTTAA